In the genome of Shewanella glacialimarina, one region contains:
- a CDS encoding monovalent cation:proton antiporter-2 (CPA2) family protein: MLEIALIYLAAALFSVTIAKRVGLGSVLGYLIAGMLIGPYLLGLVGDQTDVMHFAEFGVVMMLFLVGLELQPSRLWKLRHSILGLGGLQVSITTMIIFSVCLFVFELPWQSALAIGLMLALSSTAIVLQTLSEKGWIQQEAGQNSFSVLLFQDIAVIPILALLPLLAFTDFPTTTAHNNLTASLPAYLQVAVSITVIIGIILAGKYISAPLFRYIADTRLRELFTVFALFLVISIAFIMQSIGLSPALGTFLAGVVLAESEFRHELEADIEPFKGLLLGLFFITVGASINFPLLFEQLALVLMLVIGLITIKASVLFMLAKLFKMQTKQKWLFALALAQGGEFAFVLLSLTNSLHILSPEQGEMTTLVVAISMLMAPLLLIFYDKVLNKQDTTALADFDKPTDIEATQHVIIAGYGRFGQIVGRLLSAQGYHISVLDHSPSQIEVLRRFGNKVFYGDAARQDLLEASGAKNARMLVIAVDNADKIIEIATLARKHYPHLKIVARAVDRRHAYELIRIGVSHFKRETFDSALNLGVDALTLLGHSQADSERAGQLFSKHDNESLTLLADLWGDDHSYGVAVKQRSEDLRQVLAKDKQQQDKLNTCHGEDC, translated from the coding sequence ATGTTAGAGATTGCCTTAATTTATTTAGCTGCAGCTTTGTTTTCAGTCACTATCGCTAAGCGGGTCGGGTTAGGTTCTGTGCTGGGTTACCTTATTGCTGGAATGCTTATCGGACCTTATTTACTCGGCTTAGTCGGTGACCAAACAGACGTTATGCACTTTGCTGAGTTTGGTGTAGTGATGATGCTATTTTTAGTCGGCTTAGAATTACAGCCATCAAGACTTTGGAAATTAAGACACTCAATATTGGGTCTAGGGGGCTTACAGGTCAGCATCACCACTATGATTATTTTTAGTGTTTGCTTGTTTGTCTTTGAATTACCCTGGCAAAGCGCATTGGCAATCGGCTTAATGCTGGCATTGTCCTCGACCGCGATAGTGTTACAAACCTTATCCGAAAAAGGCTGGATACAGCAGGAAGCAGGCCAAAATAGTTTCTCTGTATTACTGTTTCAAGATATCGCGGTTATCCCTATTCTTGCGCTATTACCCTTACTGGCATTTACCGACTTTCCCACCACAACAGCACATAATAACCTCACTGCCAGCTTGCCTGCTTACCTGCAAGTGGCGGTATCCATTACTGTGATTATCGGGATTATTTTGGCGGGTAAGTACATATCTGCGCCATTGTTTAGATACATTGCAGACACCCGATTACGGGAGTTATTCACAGTATTTGCACTATTTCTGGTTATCTCAATTGCCTTTATTATGCAAAGTATTGGCCTTTCACCTGCACTGGGTACATTTTTGGCGGGAGTGGTATTAGCTGAAAGCGAGTTTAGACATGAATTAGAAGCGGATATAGAACCCTTTAAAGGCTTATTGCTAGGGTTGTTTTTTATTACGGTGGGCGCATCAATAAACTTCCCATTGTTGTTTGAACAGTTGGCTTTGGTATTGATGTTAGTCATAGGTTTGATAACCATTAAAGCCAGTGTGCTATTTATGTTAGCCAAACTGTTTAAGATGCAAACCAAGCAAAAGTGGTTATTTGCCTTAGCCTTAGCTCAAGGTGGCGAGTTTGCCTTTGTATTGTTATCACTGACAAACTCACTGCACATTCTATCTCCTGAGCAGGGCGAAATGACCACCTTAGTCGTTGCTATCTCTATGCTGATGGCCCCTTTATTATTGATTTTTTATGATAAAGTCCTTAATAAACAAGATACAACAGCACTTGCTGATTTTGATAAACCAACCGATATAGAAGCAACCCAACACGTTATCATCGCAGGCTATGGTCGTTTTGGACAAATTGTCGGACGTTTACTGTCAGCACAGGGTTATCATATTTCAGTACTAGACCACAGCCCAAGCCAAATAGAAGTATTAAGACGATTTGGCAATAAGGTATTTTATGGTGATGCCGCAAGACAGGACTTGCTTGAAGCTTCTGGGGCAAAAAATGCCAGAATGTTAGTTATTGCGGTGGATAATGCCGATAAAATTATTGAAATAGCCACACTTGCACGTAAACATTATCCTCATTTAAAAATTGTTGCCCGCGCAGTAGATAGGCGTCACGCCTATGAACTTATTCGCATCGGCGTTAGCCACTTTAAACGGGAAACCTTTGACTCTGCATTAAATTTAGGTGTCGATGCTTTAACACTGCTAGGTCACAGCCAGGCTGATTCAGAACGCGCTGGGCAGTTATTTTCTAAACACGATAATGAATCATTAACCCTACTCGCTGACTTATGGGGTGATGACCACAGTTATGGCGTCGCAGTTAAACAACGCAGCGAAGATTTACGTCAAGTGCTGGCTAAAGACAAGCAACAACAGGACAAGCTAAATACTTGCCATGGGGAGGATTGTTAA
- a CDS encoding dicarboxylate/amino acid:cation symporter: protein MWNTFRAYQSSIILLTALMMGGALGLWLPDFALKLKPIGQIFLNLLFMIIVPLVAVSVMSSIARMTDLKKLGAILISIMAVSIVMAMIPAIGIILLASAFDPAQGVTLALAETVDNTGGSMDFVSLLTTNDFVGLLSKSNILALIIMSVISGIAIGQSGEDGRKVADLLDNLNTVIMKIIAIIMYAAPIGLGAYFAATMASQDAALMGTFARAVGLFFIATAFYLTVGSTFYAWLGGGVEGIKRFWQNMLEPAVTALGTSSSLATLPVTIRSANKMGLNEQIAEISLPLLVNLNKGGAAMITALKIVFIYSLLGLDFSADVFMITVLIAVLSAFIIGGVPGGAFLGEIFIVTTLGLPLEVIPILVVLGAITDAASTVINVVHDLTATQIIERLNGKHYQTKA from the coding sequence ATGTGGAACACGTTTCGTGCTTATCAATCTTCAATAATATTATTAACCGCTTTGATGATGGGTGGCGCACTAGGGTTATGGCTGCCTGATTTTGCACTGAAATTAAAACCTATTGGGCAAATTTTTCTTAATTTACTATTTATGATCATAGTGCCGCTGGTGGCGGTAAGTGTGATGTCTTCTATTGCGCGCATGACGGATTTAAAAAAGTTAGGCGCAATTCTGATTTCTATTATGGCTGTTTCCATTGTGATGGCGATGATCCCCGCAATCGGTATCATTCTACTTGCCTCTGCATTTGATCCCGCACAAGGGGTGACATTAGCATTAGCTGAAACAGTAGATAATACTGGCGGCAGTATGGACTTTGTCAGCCTATTAACAACCAATGACTTTGTTGGCTTGTTGTCTAAATCCAATATATTGGCGCTCATCATTATGTCGGTTATCAGTGGTATTGCCATAGGGCAGTCAGGCGAGGATGGCCGTAAAGTGGCTGACTTACTAGATAACCTTAATACGGTCATCATGAAGATTATTGCGATCATTATGTACGCCGCCCCGATAGGGTTAGGGGCGTACTTTGCGGCAACGATGGCAAGCCAAGATGCAGCATTAATGGGCACATTTGCACGTGCTGTTGGACTGTTTTTTATTGCGACAGCTTTCTATTTAACCGTGGGCTCTACGTTTTATGCATGGCTGGGTGGCGGTGTTGAAGGCATAAAGCGCTTTTGGCAGAACATGTTAGAACCCGCAGTCACTGCGTTAGGTACCAGTTCATCGTTAGCGACCTTGCCTGTGACAATTCGCAGTGCAAATAAGATGGGTTTGAATGAGCAGATAGCTGAAATTAGTTTGCCTTTATTAGTTAATTTAAATAAAGGCGGTGCAGCTATGATCACCGCATTAAAGATAGTGTTTATTTATTCATTGTTGGGCTTAGATTTCAGTGCCGATGTCTTTATGATTACCGTTTTGATTGCTGTTTTGTCGGCATTTATTATTGGTGGCGTACCTGGTGGAGCATTTTTAGGTGAAATTTTTATTGTGACTACTTTAGGTCTACCACTTGAAGTTATCCCTATTTTAGTGGTGCTTGGGGCGATTACCGATGCCGCGTCGACGGTGATTAATGTGGTACATGATTTAACGGCAACCCAAATTATTGAGCGACTTAACGGTAAGCATTACCAAACGAAAGCATAA
- a CDS encoding LysR family transcriptional regulator — protein MASLTKRLGLFLDVVQQGSFSKAASLHDMDNSLLSKQIKKLEADLGVQLLNRSTRSFSLTSAGEDILEQAQVLMETLTQIQNIADSYQSEPRGNIRITSSINFGQQYLQPVISQFMKQYPNVKVTLSLDDKRADIISEHFDVAFRLGKLTDSNLVAKKIAKTHFAIVASEAFIAEHGQPATPEALIRLPAVIYNNGNVCLDQLLLSTPPDSDSYKVYTMQGNYHVSDVRSLINAVTDGLGYAMIDLFNLDKPIIESKLVPLLTEYGLSTVDTGIYAIYPHRKPTMLISEFIKAVQEHIGTPPFWLEYMPNYQKMYKGN, from the coding sequence ATGGCTTCATTAACTAAAAGGCTTGGGTTATTTTTAGATGTAGTGCAGCAAGGCTCGTTTAGTAAGGCCGCATCCCTTCATGATATGGACAATTCGTTACTGTCTAAGCAAATCAAAAAGCTGGAAGCGGACTTAGGGGTACAGTTACTTAATCGCTCAACTCGGTCATTTTCATTAACATCGGCAGGGGAAGATATACTTGAACAAGCTCAGGTACTCATGGAGACATTAACTCAAATTCAAAATATTGCCGACTCCTATCAATCTGAACCTAGGGGCAATATTCGTATTACCTCGTCGATCAACTTTGGTCAGCAATATCTGCAACCGGTGATCAGTCAATTTATGAAGCAATATCCAAACGTAAAAGTGACTTTGTCCTTAGATGACAAACGAGCCGATATTATTTCTGAACACTTCGATGTGGCATTTCGGTTAGGTAAGTTAACCGATTCTAATCTGGTTGCTAAAAAAATCGCTAAAACGCACTTTGCCATTGTGGCCTCAGAAGCTTTTATTGCAGAGCACGGACAACCAGCAACACCAGAGGCTTTAATTCGCTTGCCTGCGGTTATTTATAACAATGGTAATGTGTGCTTGGATCAACTGTTACTTAGTACGCCGCCTGATAGTGATAGCTATAAGGTGTATACGATGCAAGGAAATTATCATGTCAGCGATGTACGTTCATTAATCAATGCCGTCACTGATGGATTAGGGTATGCGATGATTGATTTATTTAATTTAGATAAACCAATAATTGAATCTAAATTGGTGCCACTTCTTACAGAATATGGCTTATCTACAGTAGATACTGGCATTTATGCTATATATCCACATCGTAAACCGACTATGCTAATTAGTGAGTTTATTAAGGCCGTACAAGAGCATATAGGTACGCCGCCATTTTGGCTCGAATATATGCCTAATTATCAGAAAATGTATAAAGGCAATTGA
- a CDS encoding DUF885 domain-containing protein, with amino-acid sequence MIKKSLKWIGVGTLGLATLGGGFAAHEWYAEKPFLFRAYLDRAMVKMAFENPETLTSLGFLESVGITGHNAHLDNVDPAKDQAMFDELAEFRKGLMRYQDADLDENQQISKQVALYLLDMLDEFEQYQYHNYPANQMFGIQSGFPSFMESTHQVNTLEDAQNYLSRLGEVNRKFGQYLIGLKKREQMGIIPPRFVIDRVLDEMRGFVATPATENILYTSLQTKMDKAEAFSEQDKQTILTQTDVAIRDSVYPAYGLFIDYFDDLKTKAGTDDGYWRLPDGDKAYNLALRFFTTTDYSADYIHDLGLSEVARIHLEMMTIFEGEGVDVSNGYLAAMNEFSARPEFYYEDSDEGRAQILKDYQTILDEIDQGLGDTFNIRPKAGMEVVRIPEFKEKTAPGAYYQGPSLDGSRPGRFFANLYDVKTTPKYGMRTLAYHEGIPGHHFQVAIAMELEGMPLIRRFAPFTAYIEGWALYAERLAYEQGFQKTPADNIGRLTDELLRAVRLVVDTGLHAKKWTREQAIEYMANNTGRAERDVVSEIERYIVMPGQATSYKVGMMKILELRQKSKDSLGDKFDLREFHDAVLKNGAMPLDLLERVIDTYIAAKLAETK; translated from the coding sequence ATGATTAAAAAGTCATTAAAATGGATTGGTGTAGGGACTTTAGGTCTGGCGACATTGGGCGGAGGATTTGCTGCACATGAATGGTATGCAGAAAAACCGTTTTTGTTTAGAGCTTATTTAGACCGTGCAATGGTTAAAATGGCCTTTGAAAACCCTGAAACATTAACCTCCTTAGGCTTTCTCGAATCCGTTGGTATAACAGGTCATAACGCTCATTTAGATAATGTCGACCCTGCTAAAGATCAAGCCATGTTTGATGAGTTAGCCGAATTTCGTAAAGGATTGATGCGATACCAAGATGCTGATTTAGATGAGAATCAACAGATATCTAAACAAGTGGCTTTATATTTACTGGATATGTTGGATGAGTTTGAACAGTATCAATATCATAATTACCCAGCTAACCAGATGTTTGGTATTCAAAGTGGTTTCCCCAGTTTTATGGAGTCGACTCATCAAGTTAATACCCTAGAAGATGCGCAAAATTACTTATCGCGATTAGGCGAAGTTAATCGTAAATTTGGCCAGTATTTAATTGGCCTTAAAAAACGTGAACAAATGGGGATTATTCCACCCAGATTTGTGATTGACCGCGTGTTAGATGAGATGCGTGGTTTTGTTGCAACGCCTGCGACAGAGAATATTTTGTATACCTCATTACAAACTAAAATGGATAAAGCTGAGGCGTTTAGCGAACAAGACAAACAAACTATTCTAACGCAAACTGATGTTGCTATTCGTGATTCAGTTTACCCAGCCTATGGCTTGTTTATTGATTACTTTGATGACTTAAAAACTAAAGCGGGCACTGATGATGGTTACTGGCGCTTACCGGATGGAGATAAAGCCTATAATTTGGCATTGCGATTTTTTACCACAACAGACTACAGCGCTGACTATATCCATGACTTAGGTTTGTCTGAAGTGGCGCGCATTCATCTCGAAATGATGACTATTTTTGAAGGCGAAGGCGTTGATGTTTCCAATGGCTATTTGGCCGCAATGAATGAGTTTTCTGCCCGACCTGAGTTTTATTATGAAGACTCAGATGAAGGCCGTGCGCAAATTCTAAAAGACTATCAAACCATTTTAGATGAAATTGACCAGGGGCTAGGCGATACATTTAACATTCGTCCTAAAGCGGGTATGGAAGTAGTGCGTATTCCTGAATTTAAAGAGAAAACAGCACCAGGTGCGTATTATCAAGGTCCATCTTTAGATGGATCTCGCCCAGGACGCTTCTTCGCTAACTTGTATGATGTCAAAACGACACCTAAATACGGTATGAGAACTTTGGCTTACCATGAAGGTATCCCGGGGCATCATTTTCAAGTAGCGATAGCGATGGAACTAGAAGGTATGCCGCTTATTCGCCGCTTTGCTCCTTTTACCGCCTATATTGAAGGTTGGGCACTGTATGCTGAACGTTTAGCCTATGAGCAAGGTTTTCAAAAAACACCTGCGGATAATATTGGCCGTTTAACCGATGAGTTACTGCGAGCGGTAAGGCTAGTTGTCGATACCGGATTACACGCTAAAAAGTGGACCCGTGAGCAGGCTATTGAATATATGGCTAATAATACCGGCCGCGCCGAACGCGATGTGGTGTCTGAAATTGAGCGCTATATTGTCATGCCGGGGCAGGCGACGTCTTACAAAGTGGGTATGATGAAAATTCTCGAACTGCGTCAAAAGTCGAAAGACAGCTTAGGGGATAAATTTGACCTACGTGAGTTTCATGATGCAGTGTTAAAGAATGGCGCTATGCCACTGGATTTACTTGAGCGAGTCATTGACACTTATATTGCCGCCAAGCTAGCGGAAACTAAGTAG
- a CDS encoding M13 family metallopeptidase, with amino-acid sequence MRKSLIAIALAGTFLTACGTSDPKQTNSAIVKATPAAKAELGEFGIDLTARNEAIKPGDDFFMYASGTWYDNFEMPADKTRYGAFSLLAERSEDQVKAIIDDITSRQNLTPEEQLIANFYNAYMDTDTINKLGVSPIQATLDQINAIKNTDDLTKVFGNAWLSDADSPISGGMWFNRLDPDQYEFTIGASGLGLPDRSYYLEDTERFSHIRSAYVSHIAEMLAFAGIKDGQARAEAILALEIQIAQGQWPREKRRDRDLTLNQIKRADLAKEYPDFNWDLFFEQTGYSIPQLNVAQPEPIKAMIVLINQQPINVWQDYLTYHTLSNNAGLLAEEVFNANFAFYGKELDGQEEPRPRWKRAVDEMSATESLGFAIGKVYVERYFPESSKAKMADLVENLRTALGQRIDGLDWMSGDTKVNAHAKLAAFKPKIGYPDVWQTFDGLTLSNQDLVGNIHKLRQYFHADSVATELEKTDRNRWGMTPQYVNAYYNSSFNEIVFPAAILQPPFFDPNADPAVNYGSIGAVIGHEMGHGFDDQGSKSDANGIQRNWWTDSDRAAFEAKADQLAAQYSLYEPITGHFVNGRNSLGENIGDVGGLAMAYHAYQLSLNGKEAPVINGVTGDQRFFLAWAQVWKEKRTEQSMLSQLKAGTHAPGHYRALAPRNHDAWYKAFDVKPGDKLYLPEDQRVRIW; translated from the coding sequence ATGAGAAAATCCTTAATTGCCATCGCATTAGCAGGTACATTTTTAACTGCATGTGGCACATCAGACCCTAAGCAAACTAACAGCGCTATTGTAAAAGCCACACCTGCAGCAAAGGCAGAGTTAGGTGAATTTGGTATTGATTTAACCGCCCGTAACGAAGCGATTAAGCCAGGCGATGACTTTTTTATGTATGCCAGTGGCACTTGGTATGACAACTTCGAAATGCCTGCAGATAAAACCCGCTATGGCGCATTCAGCCTATTGGCAGAACGCAGTGAAGATCAGGTTAAAGCGATTATCGATGACATTACCAGTCGACAAAATTTAACCCCTGAAGAGCAATTAATTGCCAATTTTTACAATGCTTACATGGATACAGACACCATCAATAAACTTGGCGTATCACCTATCCAGGCAACGCTTGATCAAATTAATGCCATTAAAAACACTGATGATTTAACAAAAGTGTTTGGTAATGCTTGGCTTAGCGATGCTGACTCACCTATATCTGGCGGCATGTGGTTTAATAGACTTGACCCTGATCAATATGAATTCACTATTGGCGCAAGCGGTTTAGGACTTCCCGACCGCTCATATTATTTAGAAGACACTGAACGCTTTAGTCACATTCGCAGTGCTTATGTGAGTCATATTGCTGAAATGCTTGCATTTGCAGGTATCAAAGATGGCCAGGCCCGTGCTGAAGCTATTTTGGCGCTTGAAATCCAAATTGCACAAGGTCAGTGGCCACGTGAAAAACGTCGCGATCGTGATCTGACACTTAATCAAATCAAACGTGCTGATTTAGCAAAAGAGTATCCAGACTTTAATTGGGATCTTTTCTTTGAACAGACGGGTTACAGTATTCCACAACTAAATGTGGCTCAGCCAGAGCCCATTAAGGCTATGATTGTATTAATCAATCAGCAGCCAATTAATGTGTGGCAGGATTATTTAACCTACCATACCCTAAGCAATAACGCAGGTTTGCTAGCTGAAGAGGTGTTTAACGCTAACTTTGCTTTTTATGGCAAAGAGCTAGATGGCCAAGAAGAGCCTCGTCCACGCTGGAAACGTGCCGTTGATGAAATGTCAGCCACTGAATCACTGGGGTTCGCTATTGGTAAAGTGTATGTTGAACGGTATTTCCCTGAATCATCAAAAGCAAAGATGGCCGATTTAGTTGAAAACCTTCGTACAGCGCTAGGGCAACGTATTGATGGTTTAGATTGGATGAGTGGCGACACAAAAGTCAATGCCCACGCTAAACTGGCGGCATTTAAGCCTAAAATTGGCTATCCGGATGTATGGCAAACATTTGATGGTTTAACCCTTTCAAACCAAGATTTAGTAGGTAATATCCATAAACTACGTCAATATTTTCATGCTGACAGCGTAGCGACCGAACTTGAAAAAACAGACCGCAATCGTTGGGGTATGACACCGCAATATGTTAATGCTTACTACAACAGTTCATTTAATGAAATTGTGTTCCCTGCCGCTATTTTACAACCGCCATTTTTTGACCCTAATGCAGACCCAGCAGTTAACTATGGCAGTATTGGTGCGGTGATAGGTCATGAGATGGGCCACGGGTTTGATGACCAAGGCTCTAAATCAGATGCCAATGGTATTCAACGTAACTGGTGGACAGATTCTGATCGCGCTGCATTTGAAGCAAAAGCTGATCAACTCGCCGCACAATACAGTCTATACGAGCCAATTACGGGTCATTTTGTCAATGGTCGCAATAGCCTAGGTGAAAACATTGGCGATGTAGGTGGCTTGGCAATGGCTTACCACGCTTACCAGTTAAGCTTAAATGGTAAAGAGGCGCCGGTTATTAATGGCGTCACGGGCGATCAACGTTTCTTCCTTGCATGGGCACAAGTGTGGAAAGAAAAGCGTACCGAACAAAGCATGTTAAGCCAACTGAAAGCTGGCACCCATGCACCGGGCCATTACCGTGCATTAGCGCCTCGTAACCACGATGCTTGGTACAAAGCGTTTGATGTTAAACCTGGCGACAAGCTATATTTACCTGAAGATCAACGCGTACGTATTTGGTAG